Proteins from a single region of Apium graveolens cultivar Ventura chromosome 7, ASM990537v1, whole genome shotgun sequence:
- the LOC141671783 gene encoding acetyl-coenzyme A synthetase, chloroplastic/glyoxysomal-like isoform X2 — MIALPASIYCHFSNHNRISHTNYILTTTTTTVLNFYHPPPPHKLGGFPIPKHHHHHQQHKLNAVQHGQTLASEEDDLVFPSPDFSSQALVPSFHKYMEMYKMSIEDPAGFWSEIAAQFYWKCTWDPSVYSGNLDVRKGNVNIKWFEGGITNICYNCLDRHIESGNGDKIAIYWEGNEPGADASLTYTQLLQRVCQLANYLKDIGVKKSDAVLIYLPMLMELPIAMLACARIGAVHSVVFAGFSAESVAQRISDCKPKVLITCNAVMRGSKLIRLKQIVDAALTESSKNGFSLGACLTYENKTAMKREATEWQVGRDVWWQDVVPKYPTTSEVEWVDAEDPLFLLYTSGSTGKPKGVLHTTGGYMIYSASTFKYAFDYKAEDVYWCTADCGWITGHSYVTYGPMLNGATVVVYEGAPNYPDPGRSWAIVDKYKVTLLYTAPTLVRSLMREGNEHVTRYSRKSLRVLGSVGEPINPSAWRWFYDVIGDSRCPISDTWWQTETGGFMIAPLPGAWPQKPGSATFPFFGVRPVIVDDKGNELEGECSGYLCIKGSWPGAFRTLFGDHERYENAYFKPFPGYYFSGDGCRRDKEGYYWITGRVDDVINVSGHRIGTAEVESALVCHSHCTEAAVVGVEHEVKGQGIYAFVTLAEGVPYSEELRKSLILAVRKQT, encoded by the exons ATGATTGCTCTTCCTGCTTCTATATACTGCCACTTTTCTAATCATAATCGTATTTCTCACACTAATTACATACTCACCACAACCACAACAACCGTACTCAACTTTTATCATCCTCCACCTCCACACAAATTGGGAGGATTTCCAATACCAAagcatcatcatcatcatcagcagCATAAGCTAAATGCTGTGCAACATGGGCAAACTCTTGCTTCTGAGGAAGATGATCTTGTTTTTCCCTCTCCGGATTTTTCATCACAGGCTCTTGTCCCCTCTTTCCATAAG TACATGGAAATGTACAAGATGTCAATCGAAGACCCAGCTGGGTTTTGGTCTGAAATTGCAGCTCAGTTTTACTGGAAATGTACATGGGATCCCAGTGTCTACTCTGGAAATCTTGATGTTAGGAAGGGCAATGTCAACATTAAG TGGTTTGAGGGTGGGATTACCAACATATGTTACAATTGCTTGGATAGACACATTGAGTCTGGAAATGGTGACAAAATTGCAATTTATTGGGAAGGGAACGAGCCTGGTGCTGATGCCTCTTTGACATACACCCAGCTTCTTCAAAGGGTTTGCCAG CTTGCCAATTACTTGAAAGATATCGGTGTTAAAAAGAGTGATGCAGTTTTAATTTACTTACCCATGCTGATGGAATTACCAATAGCTATGCTTGCATGTGCTCGAATCGGTGCAGTCCACTCG GTTGTTTTTGCTGGATTCTCTGCTGAATCTGTTGCCCAAAGAATAAGTGATTGTAAACCAAAGGTACTGATAACTTGCAATGCTGTCATGCGAGGGTCTAAGCTGATACGTCTCAAACAGATTGTTGACGCTGCACTCACAGAATCATCGAAGAACGGGTTTTCTTTAG GTGCATGTTTGACCTATGAAAATAAAACAGCAATGAAGAGAGAAGCTACTGAATGGCAAGTGGGAAGAGATGTCTGGTGGCAG GATGTTGTGCCTAAATATCCAACCACGTCTGAGGTGGAGTGGGTTGATGCAGAAGATCCACTTTTTCTGCTCTATACCAGTGGGAGCACAGGGAAGCCAAAG GGAGTTCTGCATACAACAGGAGGCTACATGATATACAGTGCATCCACATTTAAGTATGCCTTTGATTATAAAGCAGAAGACGTTTACTG GTGTACTGCTGACTGTGGTTGGATTACTGGACACAGTTATGTTACTTATGGACCTATGCTCAATGGAGCAACGGTCGTTGTCTATGAAGGG GCTCCAAATTATCCAGATCCTGGGCGCTCTTGGGCAATCGTTGACAAGTACAAGGTTACATTACTCTATACTGCCCCCACACTGGTGCGGTCTCTCATGCGCGAGGGAAATGAG CATGTTACTCGTTATTCGCGCAAATCTTTACGTGTTCTTGGAAGTGTTGGTGAGCCCATCAACCCAAGTGCATGGAG GTGGTTTTATGATGTGATTGGAGACTCGAGGTGTCCAATATCTGACACTTGGTGGCAAACAGAGACAGGTGGCTTCATG ATTGCTCCCTTACCAGGTGCTTGGCCACAGAAGCCTGGTTCTGCTACATTTCCCTTTTTTGGCGTTCGG CCTGTCATAGTCGATGACAAGGGTAACGAGCTTGAAGGTGAGTGTAGTGGATATTTGTGTATTAAAGGCTCATGGCCTGGGGCGTTCCGGACTCTTTTCGGGGATCATGAGAGATATGAAAATGCATACTTCAAGCCTTTCCCTGGATATTATTTTAGTGGTGATGGATGCAGAAG GGACAAGGAAGGATATTACTGGATTACTGGAAGAGTGGATGATGTTATCAATGTCAG TGGGCATCGGATCGGCACTGCAGAAGTTGAATCTGCTCTAGTTTGTCACTCCCATTGTACTGAAGCTGCTGTAGTTGGTGTTGAACATGAG GTCAAAGGACAGGGAATATATGCATTTGTCACTCTAGCAGAGGGTGTTCCATACAGCGAGGAGCTCCGTAAAAGTTTAATACTTGCAGTAAGAAAACAG ACTTAG
- the LOC141671783 gene encoding acetyl-coenzyme A synthetase, chloroplastic/glyoxysomal-like isoform X1: MIALPASIYCHFSNHNRISHTNYILTTTTTTVLNFYHPPPPHKLGGFPIPKHHHHHQQHKLNAVQHGQTLASEEDDLVFPSPDFSSQALVPSFHKYMEMYKMSIEDPAGFWSEIAAQFYWKCTWDPSVYSGNLDVRKGNVNIKWFEGGITNICYNCLDRHIESGNGDKIAIYWEGNEPGADASLTYTQLLQRVCQLANYLKDIGVKKSDAVLIYLPMLMELPIAMLACARIGAVHSVVFAGFSAESVAQRISDCKPKVLITCNAVMRGSKLIRLKQIVDAALTESSKNGFSLGACLTYENKTAMKREATEWQVGRDVWWQDVVPKYPTTSEVEWVDAEDPLFLLYTSGSTGKPKGVLHTTGGYMIYSASTFKYAFDYKAEDVYWCTADCGWITGHSYVTYGPMLNGATVVVYEGAPNYPDPGRSWAIVDKYKVTLLYTAPTLVRSLMREGNEHVTRYSRKSLRVLGSVGEPINPSAWRWFYDVIGDSRCPISDTWWQTETGGFMIAPLPGAWPQKPGSATFPFFGVRPVIVDDKGNELEGECSGYLCIKGSWPGAFRTLFGDHERYENAYFKPFPGYYFSGDGCRRDKEGYYWITGRVDDVINVSGHRIGTAEVESALVCHSHCTEAAVVGVEHEVKGQGIYAFVTLAEGVPYSEELRKSLILAVRKQIGAFAAPDKIHWAPGLPKTRSGKIMRRILRKIASRQLDELGDTSSLADPNVVEQLIALADH; the protein is encoded by the exons ATGATTGCTCTTCCTGCTTCTATATACTGCCACTTTTCTAATCATAATCGTATTTCTCACACTAATTACATACTCACCACAACCACAACAACCGTACTCAACTTTTATCATCCTCCACCTCCACACAAATTGGGAGGATTTCCAATACCAAagcatcatcatcatcatcagcagCATAAGCTAAATGCTGTGCAACATGGGCAAACTCTTGCTTCTGAGGAAGATGATCTTGTTTTTCCCTCTCCGGATTTTTCATCACAGGCTCTTGTCCCCTCTTTCCATAAG TACATGGAAATGTACAAGATGTCAATCGAAGACCCAGCTGGGTTTTGGTCTGAAATTGCAGCTCAGTTTTACTGGAAATGTACATGGGATCCCAGTGTCTACTCTGGAAATCTTGATGTTAGGAAGGGCAATGTCAACATTAAG TGGTTTGAGGGTGGGATTACCAACATATGTTACAATTGCTTGGATAGACACATTGAGTCTGGAAATGGTGACAAAATTGCAATTTATTGGGAAGGGAACGAGCCTGGTGCTGATGCCTCTTTGACATACACCCAGCTTCTTCAAAGGGTTTGCCAG CTTGCCAATTACTTGAAAGATATCGGTGTTAAAAAGAGTGATGCAGTTTTAATTTACTTACCCATGCTGATGGAATTACCAATAGCTATGCTTGCATGTGCTCGAATCGGTGCAGTCCACTCG GTTGTTTTTGCTGGATTCTCTGCTGAATCTGTTGCCCAAAGAATAAGTGATTGTAAACCAAAGGTACTGATAACTTGCAATGCTGTCATGCGAGGGTCTAAGCTGATACGTCTCAAACAGATTGTTGACGCTGCACTCACAGAATCATCGAAGAACGGGTTTTCTTTAG GTGCATGTTTGACCTATGAAAATAAAACAGCAATGAAGAGAGAAGCTACTGAATGGCAAGTGGGAAGAGATGTCTGGTGGCAG GATGTTGTGCCTAAATATCCAACCACGTCTGAGGTGGAGTGGGTTGATGCAGAAGATCCACTTTTTCTGCTCTATACCAGTGGGAGCACAGGGAAGCCAAAG GGAGTTCTGCATACAACAGGAGGCTACATGATATACAGTGCATCCACATTTAAGTATGCCTTTGATTATAAAGCAGAAGACGTTTACTG GTGTACTGCTGACTGTGGTTGGATTACTGGACACAGTTATGTTACTTATGGACCTATGCTCAATGGAGCAACGGTCGTTGTCTATGAAGGG GCTCCAAATTATCCAGATCCTGGGCGCTCTTGGGCAATCGTTGACAAGTACAAGGTTACATTACTCTATACTGCCCCCACACTGGTGCGGTCTCTCATGCGCGAGGGAAATGAG CATGTTACTCGTTATTCGCGCAAATCTTTACGTGTTCTTGGAAGTGTTGGTGAGCCCATCAACCCAAGTGCATGGAG GTGGTTTTATGATGTGATTGGAGACTCGAGGTGTCCAATATCTGACACTTGGTGGCAAACAGAGACAGGTGGCTTCATG ATTGCTCCCTTACCAGGTGCTTGGCCACAGAAGCCTGGTTCTGCTACATTTCCCTTTTTTGGCGTTCGG CCTGTCATAGTCGATGACAAGGGTAACGAGCTTGAAGGTGAGTGTAGTGGATATTTGTGTATTAAAGGCTCATGGCCTGGGGCGTTCCGGACTCTTTTCGGGGATCATGAGAGATATGAAAATGCATACTTCAAGCCTTTCCCTGGATATTATTTTAGTGGTGATGGATGCAGAAG GGACAAGGAAGGATATTACTGGATTACTGGAAGAGTGGATGATGTTATCAATGTCAG TGGGCATCGGATCGGCACTGCAGAAGTTGAATCTGCTCTAGTTTGTCACTCCCATTGTACTGAAGCTGCTGTAGTTGGTGTTGAACATGAG GTCAAAGGACAGGGAATATATGCATTTGTCACTCTAGCAGAGGGTGTTCCATACAGCGAGGAGCTCCGTAAAAGTTTAATACTTGCAGTAAGAAAACAG ATTGGAGCATTCGCAGCTCCCGACAAGATCCATTGGGCACCTGGCCTTCCAAAGACTAGAAGTGGAAAGATAATGAGAAGGATTCTGAGAAAAATTGCCTCGAGGCAGTTGGACGAGCTTGGGGATACAAGTTCACTAGCGGACCCAAATGTAGTTGAACAACTTATTGCACTGGCTGATCACTGA
- the LOC141673030 gene encoding uncharacterized protein LOC141673030 codes for MLYITHFTTPMAMMSLSLTNLRQLGASPLSITTTRLPSNFSSQLHFSPAKPLVSSHTQRLQLRCLSALTPELKTTLDKVVTSEKVILFMKGTKDFPQCGFSNNVVQILKSLNAPFQTINILENELLRQGLKEYSSWPTFPQLYIDGEFFGGCDIVIEAYQNGELQELLERALLS; via the exons ATGTTGTATATCACTCATTTCACGACTCCAATGGCGATGATGTCTTTGTCTCTCACCAATCTCCGTCAATTGGGGGCGTCACCATTGTCTATAACAACAACGAGGCTTCCTTCCAATTTCTCCTCGCAGCTCCACTTCTCCCCCGCCAAACCTCTTGTTTCGTCTCATACCCAAAGACTTCAACTTCGATGCCTATCTG CATTAACTCCTGAGCTCAAGACCACTTTGGATAAAGTTGTCACCTCCGAGAAGGTCATTCTTTTCATGAAGGGGACTAAGGACTTCCCACAGTGTGGATTCTCCAACAATGTTGTGCAGATACTCAAGTCTTTGAATGCACCATTTCAAACTATAAACATTTTAGAGAACGAACTTTTACGTCAGGGATTGAAGGAATATTCCAGCTGGCCAACATTTCCTCAGCTGTACATTGACGGGGAATTCTTTGGGGGATGCGACATCGTCATAG AAGCATACCAGAATGGGGAGTTGCAGGAACTGCTTGAGAGGGCATTACTATCCTGA